The Echinicola rosea genome has a segment encoding these proteins:
- a CDS encoding iron ABC transporter permease yields the protein MDKKPIYTATKILLSIGLLLLLFLINISIGSVHIPFGDILDALAGGDMAKKSWQTILFQYRIPKAFTALVAGVGLSVSGLQMQSFFRNPLAGPYVLGISSGAGLGVALLILGGSAFGWSLTNSTGNYLSWGIWGVIIAGSAGAILILLLMSFTAWKVRNSATLLIIGLMFGSASGAIVSVLSYFGNAEDLKLFTIWSMGSLGGISGGQLQVFAGVTLLGMIPVLLQIKSYNAMLMGERYAKSMGINVNALRWTMILSTGVMAGSATAFCGPIAFIGIAVPHLARILFRTSDHKALFPATALIGAGFLLVSDAISQLPGFAETLPVNIITSLFGAPLVIWLILKRNFISDF from the coding sequence TTGGATAAAAAACCCATTTATACCGCCACAAAAATACTGCTGTCGATCGGATTGCTCCTATTGCTCTTTCTGATCAATATCAGCATTGGTTCGGTCCATATTCCCTTTGGCGATATTCTGGATGCATTGGCAGGGGGTGATATGGCAAAAAAAAGCTGGCAGACCATCCTGTTTCAATACCGGATACCCAAAGCCTTCACGGCTCTAGTTGCCGGTGTGGGGCTTTCGGTCAGTGGCCTTCAAATGCAATCGTTTTTCAGGAACCCTTTAGCAGGACCTTATGTCCTGGGCATCAGCTCAGGTGCAGGATTGGGTGTGGCCCTGTTGATCTTGGGAGGAAGTGCCTTTGGCTGGTCACTTACCAATAGCACGGGAAATTATTTATCATGGGGCATCTGGGGGGTGATCATTGCGGGAAGTGCAGGAGCCATCTTGATACTATTGCTAATGAGCTTCACCGCCTGGAAGGTGAGAAACAGCGCCACCTTGCTGATCATTGGACTGATGTTTGGGAGTGCATCGGGCGCCATTGTGAGTGTACTTTCTTATTTTGGCAATGCGGAAGATCTGAAGCTTTTCACCATTTGGTCCATGGGAAGTCTTGGTGGGATCAGCGGGGGGCAGCTACAGGTTTTTGCAGGGGTCACGCTTCTGGGCATGATCCCAGTCCTCCTCCAAATCAAATCCTATAATGCCATGCTGATGGGCGAACGCTACGCCAAAAGCATGGGAATAAACGTCAATGCGCTGCGGTGGACCATGATCTTAAGCACAGGTGTCATGGCAGGAAGCGCCACGGCTTTTTGTGGTCCTATTGCCTTTATCGGAATAGCAGTTCCACACTTGGCCAGAATTCTCTTCAGGACCAGCGACCACAAAGCCCTCTTCCCGGCCACTGCACTGATCGGCGCAGGCTTTTTGCTCGTCAGTGACGCCATTAGTCAATTACCAGGTTTTGCGGAAACCTTGCCTGTAAACATCATCACCTCACTTTTTGGGGCACCATTGGTGATCTGGTTGATATTAAAACGAAATTTTATCAGTGACTTCTAA